Genomic window (Ailuropoda melanoleuca isolate Jingjing chromosome 7, ASM200744v2, whole genome shotgun sequence):
CTTGaattacatccttttataataaaccagtggtctaataagtaaaatgttcctctcagttctggaagctgctctagcaaataaagaggaaattaaggagtgggggggggggtgaaacaggaggggaatgggagaggggaaagggactTGCAGAGTAAAATACACTAATCATAATGTATAGTCTTATTTGGATTTtggctcaaataaacaaattgaaaTAATTACAGCATTTATAAGACATTTGGGGAAATAGAAAATGCTGGATAATTGATGATTTCAAGGAATTAGTGTGAGTTTTAGGTAGGATAATGgtaacttatttatattttacaagagTGCTAGTCATTTTgaggtaaaaacagaaatatttaaggaTGATATGCTTCGACTAtctgggatttgtttcaaaataattcaggagagagagaaataatccTTGGAGTTATAGATGAACAAgattcttcaagataaaaagcttctgcacagccaaggaaacagtcaaaaaaactaagaggcagcccacggaatgggagaagatattggcaaatgacactacagataaaagactggtatccaagatctacaaagaacttctcaaactcaatacacgagaaacaaataatcaaatcaaaaaatgggcagaggatatgaacagacacttctccaatgaagacttacaaatggctaacagacaaataaaaaaatgttcaaaatcattagccatcagggaaattcaaatcaaaaccacattgagataccactttacgccagttagattggcaaaaattgacaaggcaagaaacaacaaatgttggagagcatgtggagaaaggggatccttcttacactgttggtgggaatgcaagttggtacagccactttggaaaacagtgtggaggtcccttaaaaagttaaaaatggagctaccctatgatccagtaattgcactcctggatatttaccccaaggatacagacgtagtgaagagaagggccatatgcacctaaattttggaaggagctgagatgcccatcaacagacaaatggataaagaagatgcagtccatatacacaatggaatattgctcagccatcagaaagaatgagtacccaacatttgcagcaacatggacatgactggaggagattatgttaagtgaaataagtcaagcagagaaagacaattatcatatggtttcactcatttatggaacataagaaatagcagggagattggtaggagaaggaagggaagaatgaaggggggggtaaacagaagggggaatgaaccacgagagactatggactctgggaaacaaactgagggcttcagaggggagtgggtgggggagtgggataggccaatgatgggtattaaggaggtcacatatttcatggagcactgggtgttatacgcaaacagtgaatcatggaacactacatcaaaaactaaggatgtactgtatcgtgactaacataacataataaaaaattattatttttaaaaaagatacatcaTGAATGGCTCATTTTTGGATCTGGGACATGAATACCTAAGGATTCATTTTATTATCTTCTCTACTTTTCTGtagatttaaatttttccataaaatgagagagaaattctCCATGTCTTGGGTCATATATTGTACGGTTCTCTTTTGATTTGTCATTTCTCTGCAGACCACCTTTCTCTTTCTGGCAAGGCACATAGCCACATTGGTCCTGCATTTATGTGGCCTCTCAGCTCAAGAGCCCTATGCCAACTAATAAGGGTCTCTATATCCACATTCATATTCCCTGGAGAGAAAATATGATTAGCTCTGTTTGGGCCAATAGTCCAATCATCTGTGCCCAGGGGAAGGGGCACTACTGTCCTCTCATCAGCTACTAAGGAGGAAACATCTTGCCTCTGGCAGAACTTTCTAGTTAGTTTGCTACAAGGTCCAGATATGCCAAGCTTAGAGTCCCCCTGTGGTCATTAATCAGGACATGTTGTGATCTAATCCCCCAGGTGAATTGCCTTCACCATCTACCTATCCCAGGGTGCCCATACAAATCCCATTATTTTCTATGTGGTTCATGGCAAAAAATGGGAATGGGAAACACTGAATAAGGAGGTAGTAGGGAGATTTCAGAGAAGTTAACCACAATGTAAAACAAACTTCAAAGTAAGTTGATAAATAGAAGAACTAGAACGTAACCAAGGTCTTGTTTCAAAGCTTCTGGTGCTAACACAAGTATTGTACGTGGTACTTGTGAGGACTGCCAGTCTCCATGGATTCTGAAAAGAGAATATATGAATTATGTGAGCAGTGGAGCTTGCATGATGTCACAGTTTGAGTTTGCCAGGAAGCAGACTCTGGTATGGAGATTGCAGCACATAATGTTTATTAGGGAGTGCTCTTGGGATCAACACTGGTGGAAGGGAGGATAAGAAAGcaggaatgggcagagggaggagttgGCCCATGATATAGTCTCAACAAAGGCCGCAGTCAACCTCATGGGAAACTCTAGCAGTAGGATCACCCTTCAGAAgtatcccaggggcgcctgggtggcacagcggttaagcgtctgccttctgctcagggcgtgataccggtgtcatgggatcgagccccacatcacgctcttccgctatgagcctgcttcttcctctcccactccccctgcttgtgttccctctctcgctggctgtctctatctctgtcgaataaataaataaaatcttaaaaaaaaaagaagtatcccAAGTAGGGGCAAGATGTTTATATCTCTTCATCAGTCAATCATTGGATATGAGCTTCCCTAAGGAAGGGGGCATGACCTTGGGGGAGTCAACTGTCTTCAGCTAAGAGCACTCTTTAGCTAATTCCTGAAAGAGAGTGACAACTGAAGGCTTTCTGAGGGTAACACTTGCATCAGCTGAAGGAGTCCTGTAGAGAGTCCTGTAGAAAGATCTGGATGGAAACTAGTTACGGTTCTCTAAGTCAAAACTAGCAAAATGAAGTACGTTGAAAAGGAATCTTGCTCTGCAagtatgtttcattttaaagtcaATTCTTGACTTATAAAGGATGGAATTGATCCTGAATTGATGTCATCCTCTCTGCAGTGAGCTAAGAAGGACATAAATGGGCTTTGTGCTCAACAGGGAAAGGCAAATTCACACCAGAGTGGGACAGATAATACTGGGTTTGAAATGGTGAGACAGGAATAGCCAAAGAGACTGTTTAAGGGCCCACACAGGCCGTGACCAGCAACCACGTTTCTGCCCAGTGTGGACAGGAGAGTGCTGTAGGGCTGAAGGGGGTGGCTGGCCACATCTCAGACAGGAGAAGTCCAGAACACCCAAGCAAGGCAAGCAGGGAACATTTGTTTTTATCAGGAAATTTTGATTCTCAGGAAAAAATAGACATCCAGTTATCTCAAGGGAAGAGAGACATTCAGAGTTCACTCCCTCACAGAATCTTTGTCCCTTTTTATGTCTCTAGTAACTGAGATCCTCACACATTACACCTGTGGACCCCTTCTCAGGTGTTCGGTGAACTGGCTCTGCCTTTCAGTTTTATCATTCCACTTCTCCTCGGTCAGCCACCTTGCCCCATCTTCTGCTGGTCCTGTGGTGCTCCTGCTCTGCTCTTGCCTGTAGGTCCCTCCTCTAACTCTCCGGACTATAGGGCCAGACTATGTACTTAAATATGTAAGACTTACGGAGGGCAGGAAAAGGAAGCTTAAAACCAGATACCAGCTATGAGTGCTCCTGGGCTAAGATCTTCCACATGCATTTGTAAGACCAACTTCCTTGCCCTCAGAGGAAATAGTCTACCTGGAATCTACATGATCCCAGCTCCTCTGAGTatcaggggaaggaaagagcCAACTTTGTTCTCATCCCCAATCTCAGCCCTGCCACTAAGAAAAACAACATTGAAAGATGTGCCATTTCATCTCCAATGTGAACAGTTTTTTATACTGTTATGTCATGAAGTTTTGCCCCACACTGTCTTCCACGTCTTCTTTGCACAGAAGGATCTTGGATCTTAATGTAACTCAAAAGAACACTAAGCTGTTTTTCCCAGAACAATGAAGCAACTGCTCACAAGGGTGAATTCAGATGTGCCCAGAAGGAAACCAGAAAATCACTACTTGTTTTTTCAGCAGCACCCATTCCATCCCCTCAAGTCCCACCCTGTCAGGTTTTAggtttcatcatttttaaaacttgggtCCAGTAATAGCCAAAGTTCTTCATTATGTATGCGATTTTATTTTCTGGTAATCATTCTTCACATATCTCTTCTTTGGGGGCACCTTCTTCTGAGATTCATGGGTGCGAGAGTCAAGAGCACAGAACTATAGGAACAATTGTCCTCCAGATATGACTAGGTAAAGCATTTCTGACTCACCAGGTTCCTCACAGCAGCCTTCACAtccttgttcctcaggctgtagatgatgGGATTGAGCATGGGGGTGACCACCCCATAGAAGAGGGAGGTGAGCTTGTCTGAAACATCCTGCTTGTCTGCCCCCAGGGGGTCCTTGGATTTGGGCTTCCCATACATGAAGAGTGGTCCCATAGAAGACGACCACAACTGCAAGGTGGgcagagcaggtggagaaggccttcttcctcccctcagcTGAGGGGATCCTCAGGATGGTGGAGAGGATGAAGATGTAGGAGACAAAGATGAACAGAACCGGGACCCccagaaaaatcacatttgtcaCTCCCATACTAATCACATTGATGGAGATGTCAGCACAGGCCAACTTCAGGACAGCCAGGATCTCACAGGTAAAGTGGTTGATGACGTTGTTCCCACAGAAGGGAAGCTTCATTGCAAGGGATGTTTGAATCATAGAGGCAGCACTTCCAGCTGCCCAGGAGCTGACAGCCATGGGCACGTAGGCAGCCTTGCTCATGACCACAGGGTACCTAAGGgggttacagatggccacatagcgatcaAACGCCATCATGCCCAGAAGCACACACTCTGTGGCTCCCATGGCAAAGGAGAGAAACATCTGCGCAGCACAGGTGGAGAAGGGTATGGTTTTCCTGGGGGTGAGGAAGCTGTCGAGAATGAGGGGGACTGAAGAGGTTGTGTAGCAGATGTCCAGGAAGGAGAGGTTccccaggaagaagtacatgggtgtgtgcagGCGGGAGTCAAGGACGGTCACCAGGATGAGGACCCCGTTGCCCAGCAGGATCACCAGGTACATCAGGAGGATGAGCACAAAGAACGTTTTCTCCAGCCGTGGGTGGGCTGAGAGTCCCAGGAGAATAAACTCTGTCACAGAGACGGTCTGGTTGGCACTTTCCATGGTATGTCTCTTCTTTCAACAGAGGAAAACACTCAGAGATCCAAACTCAATATTCTTTGCCTTGCTTAGGTCCAGGGCATCTGGTCTGGAGTTCTGGTTAGGCTGAGtgattagaaaataatattgaaagCCCACAGTCTCTATTTCtgccaagaaaaagaagcaataatttcatattttactttggGCCCATAGAACATCaaatttacaatatttaaaatggtGATTCTGATAACTTAATGCATTTCACCAGAGATAAGACATATAACAcattcatttttatgattcttttttttttaaagattttatttatttatttgacagagatagagacagccagcgagagagggaacacaggcagggggagtgggagaggaagaagctggttcatagcggaggagcctgatgtggggctcaatcccattacgccgggatcacgccctgagctgaaggcagatgcttaaccgctgtgccacccaggcacccctcatttttatgattctatgTCCATATGGCAGTTCATCTCATTCAACTTTGATCAGAAAAGTGACGTTAAGTTTGCCTCATGTTCTCCAACTTTGTGCCAGTTACTAGTGAAATGATTAGTTGTGACTGCatactttctttcttctctccagatTATTCTCACAGAAAACATACTCTTGTTGTTCCTAAGATTTCCTTTCTCATGGGCCCCACCTGCTCCAGGACCTTCCATCCATCTGtatttccattcatccatccatccatccacccacgcacccacccatccactcatccaGTAGCGTCTGAACATCCTTCcactaaaatatttgttgatcaaCTAGTATGTGGTTATGACAGTTCCTATGGGAAACAGGGATGCCCCGTAGTCCAGACTTAAGTATGCTCACAACTTAGCAGGAAAGGGAAGCAGAAGGTTTCAGGAGAGGCTAGAGTATCTGAAAGGGCATCCAGGGTATTGATGGGAATAGATTTACAGAAGGCTTCTTTGGTGATACAGAATCCAGCTGGGCTTTCAAGGACAAAAAGAGACTGGGCATACAGAGCTGAAAATAGAAGTTGTGTGTGTTTGGTGGGAGGGGGTCTCCAAAGTAACTTCATGCTCTGGAAATGCTGGTATGTCCCAAATAGTTTGAATCTGATGTTCCATGGAGATAGAGGACTGGCTCTAAAAATGCACAGTGGATCACAGCTTCTGGAAATCTAGGTCTCTTAAATAACTAAAGcaatgctttttttcttattctcctgGGTCCCCCTTCCTCTGGATGAGCACCCTTATAGGAATCAATGGACATTAGTAGTCCTTGAGCCTTTTGACGCAGCTGCTAGATATGTCACCCAGACTAATATTCTGTCACTGATTATGCTCCCCAAGTAATCTAGTCCAGTCCTCTCTCCCACTCTAGATCATTTTCTGCACTGCACTGATGCATGGCTTtcagtttgcttttattttttttataataattttttaattatattatattagtcaccatacagtacaaccctggttttcgatgtaaagttccatgattcattagttgcgtataacacccagtgcaccacgcaatacatgccctccttactatcttTTAATAACGAAGAGCTCACTATATTCCCAAACAGCATACTACATTATTTGCAGGCTCTCGAGtattagaaaatgtttcttcatgTTGAACCAAGCAGGCAATTTTCTAAAAGTTCCTTATTCATATGATGGTAGTCAGCTTCCTTCTGGaactgcattgaatctgtggaaAGTCATCAGGTCTGTAAGGCAGAGATTTGGACTGCATTCTTCCTTCTCACCTGCTATGTAGACTTCAgtacttccttccctctcttacATCCTCAGCTTACCCTATTCTGTATTAGGATTATAAGAGATCAAGGATGttcaaattatttaagaaagagaataattatttttttaggaaagaGAACTTTCGTTTTCTTAAATTTAGAACCCCGAATATAAAGCAGAGGTGCTCTTGTTGAAGTAGGGAAAGAGGGCTGGGAATGTCTGGGCTACCCGGCCAGTGAGGCTCTTTCAAGGCATTGCAGGCAGTTTAAATGGCGCCCTCTAGAGCCTAACTGTGGGACAACGCCGGCCTTTCCATGGCTACTATGTGAATGATGCTCCCCGGAGTTATACAAGAAGGGGCTCTGAAATCATGGGCCCATCTCATTTCCGAGAGTGTCTCTAAAGTTAGATGAGTCCATTAAATGAGGCTGATAAGTTTCATAGGCTTCTTGCCATCTAGGTTTTTCTAATCCAGGAAGAAGGGGTTTGTGTTGCCCTCAGTCTTTGTGAGACTGAAATTGCttcatctcttctcttttcaAGCTCCAACCCCTTTGAAAAATCAAGTCAGAAGCTGAAAATGTTACTGTGCTAACACAAGGTTGAGGATTACTCTGATAAGAACCCTCACTTACCTTTATCAGGAACCTACTGAGAAAGGATCCCTACAGTTTGGGAATAGTGCATGGGCCAGAAATGGCAACACTAGTTTGAAATGCCCAAGCTGAGATGCCCACCTTGGATTTGAAGAAGGGGTGAAAACCAGTTCTTCCCATCTGTCTTGATTGTGTGTTGTAGGCAAACTCTCCAAAGGAACGGCCAGTACATGCAGAAGGCAATTTGAAATCAGTGGAGTAATTGGGACTGTTGTGTTCCCTGAAGTGATTAAAAGTttggaaatggaatcatacaaagtAAGAAAACTTTTTATACTTCTGGGACAATATCCCCAAGATCTAATCATACTGAAAACACTCTAAGaggacttctttttctctttccttcattcctgcTGGAACTTCCCACTCTTAAGCCACTGAAGGACATCAAGGGAGGCATTTCCATGTCCTGCTTGAATTTCTACAAACTTCAAAAGGcttaaaattcttgaaaaaagcagccagaggaattATTTACAAACATTCTATGTTCATGGCATTATGGAACCAGCAGCTGTGGGCACAGTGCTTCTAAGCCAAGTGCTCAAGGCATGGCAGTGGACACTTGGGGGGAGCTTCCACCGAGAACCCTGAGAAGGCTTCAAGGAGCAGGAGATTTGTGGCCAGGACTTGAACAATAGAGGAGAATTTACACATGAAGAGATAGGAAAGAGGTgggaaaaagggaaaactatCTTGGGGACAGAGCTTGGCAGGCCTTGGGCTTGAGTATTTCTTCCATAGCCTCAACAAGTCATTTGTTTGAAAAGCATCATGGAACAGGTGGTATAGAACAAAGTCCAGGGAAGATATTCTATGCTGGTGGAATCTGGAAGTGGTTGCAGCCTCTAGGATTCTCCTTGCTGATTCTTTCCTCCTATTATTCATGGCCTTGTGTAATTCCCTTCCTTTTAGTGGCTTGCTTCTGACCAAAAGGCTACACTGTCTTTCTGGGTTTGATGAAGCAAACTGTCATATTGGAGAGGACTTGTGGCAAGGAACGGAGGGAAGTCTCTGGCCGACAGGCAGTGTAAAACTGAGGTCCTCAGACCAACTACCCTCAGGTTACATGGCCAACAACCATGTAAATGAGCTTGGAAATAAAGTTCTTCTCTCATCCCCAGTGAAAACCCCAGAAGAGATCCCAGCTCTAGTCAACATCTTGACTGCAGTCTTGTGAAAGACCCTGAAGGAGAAGACCCAGCTAATCTGTGCTCAGGTTTTCGACCTACAGAAACTATGAAACAATACACGTATGTTCTTctaagctactaagttttggagtaatttgcTTTGCAACAGTAAATAACCGATTCATGGAGTATGGTTATAAGCTGTGAGGAAGAAgctaggaaaagaaagaggtaacACATCTAGGAAAAAGTCGTTCAGTGAATGGGACCCTTCTACTTTCCCAAAAGTCTGTCTCACTGCCAGAGGACATTGGTGATCAGAAGGATTTTCCTCACTCTGGACCAAAGTTTGCTTATCTACCTGCAGTTCTACCTGGGTCCTTGTTTAGCTCTTGGGGGACACACAGGACACGGTTGCTTCCTCTTGTGTATcagcctttcaaaaaaaaaaaaagtaagtcattGTAGACATGATCAGTTACACTGAAGATGTGAGCCTGAACTAAGCACAACATTCCTTCCACAATAATTTTGCAAGTAACTAACAATAACTAAACAGTAACTCAATAAACATATGATGAAATCATGACTGAGAACCATCCTGGGAAGCCAGTCCCCAGCATCAGACCACATGGCAGAAGGAATCTTGGGCCCTCAAATGACCTGCTTGTGAGAGGGACTTTTCACATGATTAAGAGCAAAGAAATGGTAACAAATACAGTAACAAGCTCCCAGTAGAACACACCTTCCTATTGTGTTGAGGCTACTAGGAAGGCCATCAGACAAATCTGTGCCTTGCCAATAGCAGTCATTATAACAAGTCCATACATTTAGGCAGACTGATAAGAAGCTGTTCacctttttttggtaaaattcactTACAGTGAAATGTATACATCTTAAGTGGATCATCCAGTGAGTTTTGACAGATGTGCACACCCATGCAACCCAAATCCAGTCAAGTTAGAGAATATTTCCAACACTGCAATGAGTTTCTTATGCCCCTTCCCAGTCGGTCCCCAGTACCACCCTGCCCAGAGCAACCTCCATTGCTCtgatattttttacctttttaaaaacatcatatgCATAGAATCATGCAGTAAGTATTCTTTTGTCTAAGTCTTTGTTCAGAATGATATTAtcaagattcatctatgttattaaatgagttagtggtttgtccttttttattactgaatagtgTTCCATTATGACCATCCCATTTTGCTTACCCATTCTCCttgttgatgaacatctgggctgtTTCTAGTTTGGCCTGTTATGAACAAAGTCATTATTAACATTCTCATACAATGGGGTGCcatgtgtggctcagtcagttaagcatctgactctcgatctcagctcaggtcctgatcgcGGAATTGTGAGTTCGAGacccactcccagcatggagccacttaaaaaaacaaacaaaaaaacattcccatacaattctttttctttttaatttatttaaattcaagtcagttaacatatagtgtagtattggtttcaggagtagaatttagtttCATTGCTTACATGTAATACTCAGTGTTCATTCCAACTAGTgccttctttgttttattattttttattatgttcagttagccaacatatagtacatcattagtttttgatgtaggtgttcaatgattcattagttccgcataatacccagtgctcaacacaacatgtgccctccttaatacccatcacctggttaccccatcctcccaccccctcccttctgtaaccgtcagtttgtttcccagagtccagagtctcccatggttcatctccctctctgattgctcccccttcagatttccctcccttcccctgtggtcctctatgctattccttatgttccacatatgagtaaaaccatatgataattgtctttctctgcttgagttatttcacttagcataatcccctccagttccatccatgtcgatgcaaatggtgggtatacatccttttgatggctgagtaatattccattgtatatatgaaccacatcttctttatccattcatttattaaaggacatctcagctcctttcacagtttggctactgtggacattgctgctgtgaacattggggtgtatgtgccctttcttttcactatctctgtatctttgggatgaatacctagtagtgcaattgctgggtcatagggtagttctatttttaacgtcttgaggaatctccatactgttttccagagtgacaagtgccctctttaatacccatcacccatttagcccatctccccacccacctcccctccaggaaccctcagtttgttctcttatagagtatcttacggtttgcctctctgtttttatcttattttatttttccttcccttcccctatgttcatctgttttgtttcttaaattgcacatatgaatgaaatcatatgatatttgtctttttctggctgacttatttcacttagcataatgcactccatcca
Coding sequences:
- the LOC100473112 gene encoding LOW QUALITY PROTEIN: olfactory receptor 13C7 (The sequence of the model RefSeq protein was modified relative to this genomic sequence to represent the inferred CDS: inserted 2 bases in 1 codon) is translated as MESANQTVSVTEFILLGLSAHPRLEKTFFVLILLMYLVILLGNGVLILVTVLDSRLHTPMYFFLGNLSFLDICYTTSSVPLILDSFLTPRKTIPFSTCAAQMFLSFAMGATECVLLGMMAFDRYVAICNPLRYPVVMSKAAYVPMAVSSWAAGSAASMIQTSLAMKLPFCGNNVINHFTCEILAVLKLACADISINVISMGVTNVIFLGVPVLFIFVSYIFILSTILRIPSAEGRKKAFSTCSAHLAVVVVFYGTXLFMYGKPKSKDPLGADKQDVSDKLTSLFYGVVTPMLNPIIYSLRNKDVKAAVRNLVSQKCFT